The following coding sequences are from one Epinephelus fuscoguttatus linkage group LG5, E.fuscoguttatus.final_Chr_v1 window:
- the mrps22 gene encoding 28S ribosomal protein S22, mitochondrial, which translates to MAALGTARCLFRTYSRVKNVQKSKQILFKCSVRTLCSGTQDTALSDNAKPQFTDPAVQDILTRITGLDLQKVFRPIKQELKPPTYKLMTDKQLEQAIEMATEQAKKLLQMPPVLPERKPINDVLANDQILDGMDTAKYVFTDITYNIPHRERFIVVREPNGTLRKATWEERDRLIQIYFPKEGRKLTAPLMFKEENLKLVFSQDRHEDVLDLCLVQFEPDSSDCIRVHTATYEDLEKHSKYDLLRSTRHFGGMAWYLLNARRIDGLIVDMLKRELFQDVISLVSLFHMVHPHSESAQEAASQQATGVDLLQIYAQKESQRSGYIELALQAYKQMDAESSAA; encoded by the exons ATGGCGGCGCTCGGAACAGCACGGTGCTTATTTCGGACCTACTCTCGGgttaaaaatgttcaaaagaGCAAACAAATATTATTCAAATGTAGCGTCAGGACGCTTTGTAGCGGAACACAAGATACCG CCCTCTCAGACAATGCAAAGCCCCAGTTCACGGATCCAGCTGTGCAGGACATCCTCACCAGGATAACCGGCCTGGACCTGCAGAAAGTGTTCCGACCCATTAAACAGGAGCTGAAGCCGCCCACATATAAACTCATGACTGATAAGCAACTGGAGCAG gcaATAGAGATGGCCACAGAGCAGGCTAAGAAGCTGTTGCAGATGCCCCCCGTCCTGCCGGAGAGGAAGCCCATCAATGATGTGCTGGCTAATGACCAGATCTTAGATGGCATGGACACAGCCAAATATGTCTTCACAGACATCACGTACAACATACCACACAGG gAGAGGTTCATTGTCGTACGGGAGCCCAATGGGACCCTGAGGAAAGCGACATGGGAGGAGAGGGACCGGCTCATTCAGATCTACTTCCCCAAGGAGGGACGCAAACTCACAGCGCCTCTCATGTTCAAAGAGGAGAACCTCAAG TTGGTGTTTTCCCAGGACCGCCATGAGGATGTGTTGGACCTGTGTCTGGTCCAATTTGAACCAGACTCCTCAGACTGCATCAGG GTACACACAGCCACTTACGAAGACCTGGAGAAGCACAGCAAATATGACCTGCTGCGCTCCACTAGACATTTCGGAGGCATGGCGTGGTACCTGCTCAACGCTCGAAGGATAGACGGGCTTATAGTGGACATGCTGAAGAGAGagct gttcCAGGATGTGATTAGCCTCGTGTCTCTGTTCCACATGGTCCACCCCCACAGTGAGTCGGCCCAGGAAGCTGCCAGCCAGCAGGCCACCGGAGTTGACCTCCTTCAG ATCTATGCACAGAAGGAGTCCCAGAGGTCGGGCTACATCGAGCTGGCCCTGCAGGCGTACAAACAGATGGATGCTGAGAGCTCTGCTGCTTGA